The Manis javanica isolate MJ-LG chromosome 4, MJ_LKY, whole genome shotgun sequence genome contains a region encoding:
- the JUN gene encoding transcription factor Jun, producing the protein MTAKMETTFYDDALNASFLQSESGAYGYSNPKILKQSMTLNLADPVGSLKPHLRAKNSDLLTSPDVGLLKLASPELERLIIQSSNGHITTTPTPTQFLCPKNVTDEQEGFAEGFVRALAELHSQNTLPSVTSAAQPVSGAGMVAPAVASVAGGNGSNGFSANLHSEPPVYANLSNFNPGALGSGGGAPSYSAAGLAFPAQPQQQQPPQPPHHLPQQIPVQHPRLQALKEEPQTVPEMPGETPPLSPIDMESQERIKAERKRMRNRIAASKCRKRKLERIARLEEKVKTLKAQNSELASTANMLREQVAQLKQKVMNHVNSGCQLMLTQQLQTF; encoded by the coding sequence ATGACTGCAAAGATGGAAACGACCTTCTACGACGATGCCCTCAACGCCTCGTTCCTCCAGTCCGAGAGCGGCGCCTACGGCTACAGTAACCCCAAGATCCTGAAACAGAGCATGACCCTGAACCTGGCCGACCCGGTGGGCAGCCTGAAGCCACACCTCCGGGCCAAGAACTCGGACCTCCTCACTTCACCCGACGTGGGGCTGCTCAAGCTGGCGTCGCCCGAGCTGGAGCGCCTGATAATCCAGTCCAGCAACGGGCATATCACCACCACACCGACCCCCACCCAGTTCCTGTGCCCCAAGAACGTGACCGACGAGCAGGAGGGCTTCGCTGAGGGCTTTGTGCGCGCCCTGGCCGAACTGCACAGCCAGAACACATTGCCCAGCGTCACGTCGGCTGCACAGCCCGTCAGTGGGGCGGGCATGGTGGCCCCCGCGGTGGCCTCGGTGGCGGGCGGCAACGGCAGCAATGGCTTCAGCGCCAACCTGCACAGCGAGCCGCCGGTCTACGCCAACCTCAGCAACTTCAACCCGGGCGCGCTGGGCAGCGGCGGCGGGGCGCCCTCCTACAGCGCGGCGGGCCTGGCCTTTCCCGCGCAGCCCCAGCAGCAGCAACCGCCGCAGCCGCCACACCACCTGCCCCAGCAGATCCCGGTGCAGCACCCGCGGCTGCAGGCCCTGAAGGAGGAGCCGCAGACCGTGCCCGAGATGCCTGGAGAAACGCCGCCCCTGTCTCCCATCGACATGGAGTCCCAGGAGCGGATTAAGGCGGAGAGGAAGCGCATGAGGAACCGCATCGCTGCCTCCAAGTGCCggaaaagaaagctggagaggATCGCCCGGCTGGAGGAAAAAGTGAAAACCTTGAAAGCGCAGAACTCGGAGCTGGCGTCCACGGCCAACATGCTCAGGGAACAGGTGGCACAGCTTAAACAGAAAGTCATGAACCACGTTAACAGTGGGTGCCAACTCATGCTAACGCAGCAGTTGCAAACATTTTGA